In Lotus japonicus ecotype B-129 chromosome 5, LjGifu_v1.2, one genomic interval encodes:
- the LOC130719324 gene encoding uncharacterized protein LOC130719324 yields MEVAFWRDRDWEVEIRKIPRECNSAADCMARYNTFGACDDVKFARIAGSLKQELYTYTLQNMWDEAKSIYDKFPDMVRIPLTSSGDTALHVAVTANNTDFVKKFVNFEHVTPKDLEIPNAEGNTAFCIATVQGSAKFLQIMTKKNEKLPLIPRHDEMLPVHFATLSCYHKIVQDLSSEDRLQKMDFKDIERLFFMAIKSNMYEVATKLVEKYPRSLSIARDDEENLTALHMLARKPSEKSYMQVNNQNGKAFWYMNGKAFWYQNDMHKQYCSNKKEGSPWKLLKIIWAQVRELEYKKRLKLITEPSIVLFDAVKSTNVEVVKWLLYMNRELLTIKDPKSGQNLLHWVVSHGQRDLLCFILKMRTVKLILRAVDNDRNNVLHFAACQLSEASSSLRTRSKLRGDWRWLMFLHDIGGTSFKQPAKPNRSSLVIQGGRFTRLVFVICDPIEIWLDEV; encoded by the exons ATGGAGGTAGCTTTTTGGAGAGACCGTGACTGGGAGGTGGAGATCAGGAAGATCCCTCGTGAGTGTAATAGTGCTGCGGATTGCATGGCCCG TTATAATACATTTGGGGCATGTGATGATGTAAAGTTTGCAAGGATTGCAGGTTCCTTAAAACAAGAACTATACACATATACACTTCAAAATATGTGGGACGAAGCAAAATCCATTTATGATAAATTTCCAGATATGGTACGTATTCCCTTGACTTCAAGCGGAGATACAGCTCTTCATGTTGCGGTGACCGCAAACAACACTGATTTTGTCAAAAAGTTTGTTAATTTTGAACACGTGACCCCAAAGGACCTGGAAATACCAAACGCAGAGGGTAACACAGCATTTTGCATTGCTACAGTTCAAGGAAGTGCTAAATTTTTACAAATTATgactaaaaaaaatgaaaaattgccACTAATCCCTAGGCACGATGAGATGCTTCCAGTTCACTTTGCTACTTTATCTTGCTACCACAAAATTGTGCAAGATTTATCCTCTGAGGATCGCCTTCAGAAAATGGATTTCAAGGATATTGAACGACTTTTTTTCATGGCCATTAAAAGCAACATGTATG AGGTAGCAACAAAATTAGTTGAGAAATATCCAAGATCTTTAAGCATTGCAAGAGATGATGAAGAGAATCTTACAGCTTTGCATATGCTGGCACGAAAGCCTTCTGAAAAATCTT ACATGCAAGTGAACAACCAGAACGGAAAAGCTTTTTGGTACATGAACGGAAAAGCTTTTTGGTACCAAAACGATATGCACAAA CAATATTGCTCCAACAAGAAAGAAGGTTCACCATGGAAATTACTTAAAATTATCTGGGCACAAGTTAGAGAATTGGAATACAAGAAGAGATTGAAGTTGATAACTGAACCTTCAATAGTACTGTTTGATGCAGTAAAATCAACAAATGTTGAAGTTGTGAAATGGCTTCTTTACATGAATCGTGAACTATTGACAATAAAGGACCCTAAAAGTGGTCAGAACCTACTGCACTGGGTTGTTTCACATGGACAACGTGATCTGTTGTGCTTTATACTTAAGATGAGGACCGTGAAACTGATACTACGAGCAGTGGACAATGACCGTAACAATGTTCTACACTTTGCTGCATGTCAACTAAGCGAAGCATCATCAAGTTTGAGAACTCGCTCTAAATTAAGGGGAGACTGGCGGTGGTTAATG TTCCTCCATGACATTGGAGGCACATCTTTCAAACAACCCGCAAAACCAAATCGCTCCTCCCTTGTGATACAAGGAGGAAGATTCACCAGACTCGTCTTTGTCATATGCGACCCTATTGAGATCTGGCTCGACGAAGTTTGA